Below is a genomic region from Pseudomonas extremaustralis.
CCGCTTGTTTGGCCATGGCCTGACCCGCCTGCGCGCCCAGCACCGGTTCTCGTGGTTGCATGGGCAGGCTGACGGATTCCGCAGCGGCCATGAAGCCGGGGTGGAGTATGGTTATCGCGAGGGCAAGGCCGATGGTATCGAGGAAGGCCGACAAGTCCTGCTGATTCGCGACTTTCGTTCCGATGAGCACCGTGCGCCGGGCGTCGACGACAACCTGTTCGATGATTGGCGCCTGCCCCTGACCGCCGAGATCAAGAAGCGTATCAAGGCCGATGTGGCTCGCTTGCTGCCGGCCCATGCGCAACCGAGTACGGCGCAATGGAAGATGATCTTCAGCGATACGCCGTCAACCTCGGTCATCGCCGGTGCCGGGGCGGGTAAATCCACCTCGCTGGTGCTGCGCATCCTGCTGCTTACCCACTATTTGGGGTTTGAGCTGGACTCGATGACCGTGGTGACCTTTACCCGCGAGTCGCGCAAGGACTTCATCAACAAGCTCATGGAAATACTCGGTCTGTGGGGGCAACCCATTGATCTCAAACACGCCCAGAGCGTCGTGCGAACCTTTCACTCACGCATCCTGCCGATGGTGCGCAGCCTGCCGGGCTTCGAGCGCCTGCAGGCGTTCGAAAACCTCGGCGCCGGCGTCGAGGACGCTGACAGCAACCCGTTCGACCTGCGTATCAGCGATGCCCAGCGCCAACACCTGAATGCCTGTTACCACCGCCTGCAAGGGCGTCATGCGCGGTTCCGCGAGCTGATTGCGCCGCTGGCCCGTCATGGGCTGCAGCTCAAGGAGCTGGAACGCGATCATCCGGATGTACAAAAGCGCATGGCCGTGACCGAACTGGCGGCCAAGCGCGATGAAGAACTCTGCGATGTGATCGAAGACCTGTGGTTTCGCGCCGGCGCCTGGCCCATCAAGGGCATCGCGCCCAGCCGGCAGACCTTTGACATCAATGGCGCCCAATTCCATTGTCACGGTTACATTGCCGAACTGGATGCCTGGGTCGTGCTCGGCTTCGACGCGCGGGAAAACCCACAGCTCAGCCGCCCGAACGCGAAACTGTCGGTGCGTGCCGAGTGGGCGGTAAAGCGCACACTGTTTCAAGCTTTCTGTCGTAAGCCTTTGATATGGCTTGATAGTTATGAGTCTTCCAAGCGTCTGTTGAGCAGCTTGGCCGGTGACGCCAGCGCCGGGCCCGGCTTCGATTACAAGGTCAAGGGCGAGCTGGCTTCGACGCCGCTATTGGACTGTTTTGTCATGGCCGCCGGGTTTATCGAGAACCTCGGGCTGGATGTGCCAACCGCCGTCGGCCAGATGAGCTTTGCCAAGGACGATCCGGACCGGTTCTTCTTCGAAGCCCTGAGCATTTTCTGGAAGGCCCTGGAAGATCACCTGCTGGATCAATCGCCGCCGATCATGACCTACAACCGGATGTTCTCGCTGTTCGGTGAAAACACCCCGGAAAACCTCAAGCTGCTCAGCGATCCACTGTTACGGCCAATGTCCCACCTGATGATCGACGAATTTCAGGACGTTTCGCCTCAGATCGTCTCTTGGATTCGCGCCAGCCTGCGTGAAATCCGCAGCCGCGGCCCGGCCATGCACGTGGGGCGTGGCGCACAACGCTCGTCGTTGCTGTGCGTGGGGGATGACTGGCAATCGATCTACGGCTGGCGCGGCAGCTCGCCCAAGTACTTCATGGAGTTCAACCAGCAATTCCCCTCGCCGAGCACCACCCGCGTGTTGCTGAGCGAGAATTACCGCAGCCATCAGCACATCATCGACGCCGCCGAGCATATCGTTCGGGCCGCGCCGTCGATTCCCGGCA
It encodes:
- a CDS encoding UvrD-helicase domain-containing protein → MPQQTPDLPPELRPLAEMPLLKRLVARLFGHGLTRLRAQHRFSWLHGQADGFRSGHEAGVEYGYREGKADGIEEGRQVLLIRDFRSDEHRAPGVDDNLFDDWRLPLTAEIKKRIKADVARLLPAHAQPSTAQWKMIFSDTPSTSVIAGAGAGKSTSLVLRILLLTHYLGFELDSMTVVTFTRESRKDFINKLMEILGLWGQPIDLKHAQSVVRTFHSRILPMVRSLPGFERLQAFENLGAGVEDADSNPFDLRISDAQRQHLNACYHRLQGRHARFRELIAPLARHGLQLKELERDHPDVQKRMAVTELAAKRDEELCDVIEDLWFRAGAWPIKGIAPSRQTFDINGAQFHCHGYIAELDAWVVLGFDARENPQLSRPNAKLSVRAEWAVKRTLFQAFCRKPLIWLDSYESSKRLLSSLAGDASAGPGFDYKVKGELASTPLLDCFVMAAGFIENLGLDVPTAVGQMSFAKDDPDRFFFEALSIFWKALEDHLLDQSPPIMTYNRMFSLFGENTPENLKLLSDPLLRPMSHLMIDEFQDVSPQIVSWIRASLREIRSRGPAMHVGRGAQRSSLLCVGDDWQSIYGWRGSSPKYFMEFNQQFPSPSTTRVLLSENYRSHQHIIDAAEHIVRAAPSIPGKKAKASGAPKALVPVVVLERDDAALGRQLLEHYQKGETVLMLYRKSSDKLLIQEHIQAVVNVDSSLPPLSRRLKQLTYHSAKGLQADAVFLLGDCQHMTSSPYKNQVYRLAGLGNEGDREPYDTAQKDEVLRLAYVGITRAVSHCYWYVEKPEGQAVNVPRASERVDGKKAFFDDQRT